The following proteins come from a genomic window of Lycium ferocissimum isolate CSIRO_LF1 chromosome 4, AGI_CSIRO_Lferr_CH_V1, whole genome shotgun sequence:
- the LOC132052773 gene encoding bifunctional monodehydroascorbate reductase and carbonic anhydrase nectarin-3-like, with the protein MKMATITKILFISFLFISSAFLARSAEVDDESEFSYDENAENGPANWGKIHPEWSTCNTGKLQSPIDLHNKRVEIVSNLGILRKYYKPSNATLLNRGHDMMLQWEGGAGYLKINGTQYQLKQCHWHTPSEHTINGKRFNLEAHLVHESNDGKTAVIGIIYKIGRPDSFLSMIEKDLKALANIKDVERAIGTIDPKQIQMAGKKYYRYIGSLTVPPCTEDVVWTIDRKVKTVSKRQMKLIRDAVHDESETNARPAQPLNRRPIKFYKPEQKP; encoded by the exons ATGAAGATggcaacaataaccaaaatctTGTTTATTTCGTTTCTTTTCATCTCAAGTGCATTTCTAGCAAGATCTGCggaagttg ACGATGAGAGTGAGTTTAGTTATGATGAAAACGCCGAGAATGGACCAGCTAACTGGGGCAAGATTCATCCTGAATGGAGCACCTGCAATACAGGAAAATTGCAATCTCCAATTGATCTTCATAACAAACGGGTTGAAATAGTTTCAAACTTGGGAATACTCCGAAAATATTACAAACCATCTAATGCCACTCTCTTGAACAGAGGCCATGATATGATG TTGCAATGGGAAGGTGGTGCAGGATACCTGAAGATAAATGGAACTCAATATCAACTCAAACAATGTCATTGGCACACTCCTTCTGAACACACAATAAATGGGAAAAG GTTTAATTTGGAGGCACATTTGGTACATGAAAGCAACGATGGAAAGACTGCAGTCATTGGAATCATCTACAAAATTGGACGGCCCGATTCCTTCTTATCAATG ATAGAGAAGGATTTGAAAGCTCTTGCTAATATAAAAGATGTAGAGAGAGCCATTGGAACTATTGATCCAAAGCAAATACAAATGGCTGGCAAAAAATATTACAGGTATATTGGCTCACTGACAGTACCGCCTTGCACTGAGGATGTTGTCTGGACTATTGATAGAAAG GTGAAAACTGTAAGCAAAAGACAAATGAAACTGATCCGAGATGCTGTTCACGAT GAATCTGAAACCAATGCTAGACCAGCTCAGCCACTAAACAGACGTCCTATCAAATTCTACAAACCAGAACAAAAGCCCTGA
- the LOC132052774 gene encoding bifunctional monodehydroascorbate reductase and carbonic anhydrase nectarin-3-like, whose product MATLTKILFISFLFLSSVFLARSGEVDDESEFSYDENAKNGPANWGNIHPEWSTCNTGKLQSAIDLLNEKVQVVSNLGILQKYYKPSRATLLNRGHHMMLRWDDGGYLRINGTQYQLEQIHWHTPSEHTIDGKRFDMEAHLVHESNDGKIVVIGIVYEIGLLPDFFLSIIEKDLKALVDRKGTERDIGIISPNLMIIDGRKYYRYVGSLTTPPCTEGVVWTIDEKVKTVTKRQMKLLRDAVHDEYETNARPVQPLNERSIKFNKPWPLA is encoded by the exons ATGGCAACATTAACCAAAATCTtgttcatttcttttcttttcctttcaagTGTATTTCTTGCAAGATCTGGAGAAGTTG ATGACGAGAGTGAGTTTAGTTACGATGAAAACGCAAAGAATGGACCAGCTAACTGGGGCAACATTCATCCAGAATGGAGCACTTGCAATACTGGAAAACTGCAGTCTGCAATTGATCTTCTTAACGAAAAGGTTCAAGTTGTATCAAATTTAGGAATACTTCAAAAATACTACAAACCATCCCGTGCCACTCTCTTGAACAGAGGACATCATATGATG TTGAGATGGGATGATGGAGGATACTTGAGGATAAATGGAACTCAATATCAACTCGAACAAATTCATTGGCACACACCTTCCGAACATACTATCGATGGAAAAAG GTTTGATATGGAGGCTCATTTGGTACATGAAAGTAATGATGGAAAGATTGTTGTCATTGGAATCGTCTACGAGATTGGATTATTGCCTGATTTTTTCCTATCCATA ATAGAGAAGGATTTAAAAGCTCTTGTTGATAGAAAAGGCACTGAAAGAGACATTGGAATAATTAGTCCAAATCTAATGATAATTGATGGCAGAAAATATTACAGGTATGTTGGCTCCCTAACAACACCACCTTGTACTGAAGGCGTTGTTTGGACTATTGATGAGAAG GTTAAAACTGTAACGAAAAGACAAATGAAACTGCTCCGAGATGCTGTTCATGAC GAATATGAAACCAATGCCAGACCAGTTCAGCCATTAAACGAACGTTCTATCAAATTCAACAAACCTTGGCCTCTTGCTTAG
- the LOC132052771 gene encoding nudix hydrolase 19, chloroplastic — protein MIFLLSFTNSVTSQFVSLSKYPILRKVHYPQFSTMSTNFFKTHAFAGNPIKQKTPKPSDPFSPTSALKTLKTLLLTQTQEPHSPNFKILPFRKGRPLAGSVKDSTDPNWHLGWLSFGDCKAFLEKSEINLSEHSLVYLGSDDSEGDGVYVVYWAIDVTEAGSGLVKELGGKQFCFVELRTLMVATDWENASAMGQLAIAGHARSLLEWHTVSRFCGFCGGKNILTDAGRRKQCSNELCKKKIYPRVDPVVIMLVIDKENDRVLLSRQSRFVPRMWSCLAGFMEPGESLEEAVRRETWEETGIEVGQVVYHSSQPWPVGPSSMPCQLMVGFFAYAKSLDINVDKEELEDAKWHSREDVKKAITIAEYKKAQRTAAGKVDQMCKGVERGQNLSSDFNVESGELAPMFIPGPFAIAHHLISSWVNGVEAQVKQLASSFSNL, from the exons ATgatctttcttctttccttcaCAAATTCAGTTACTTCCCAATTTGTATCCCTCTCCAAATATCCAATTCTCAGGAAAGTACATTACCCACAATTCTCCACTATGTCTACCAATTTCTTCAAGACTCATGCTTTTGCAGGCAACCCAATAAAacaaaaaaccccaaaaccaAGTGATCCATTTTCACCAACATCTGCTCTTAAAACCCTTAAAACCCTTCTTTTAACACAAACCCAAGAGCCCCATTCACCTAATTTCAAGATCTTGCCTTTCAGAAAAGGAAGACCTTTAGCCGGGTCAGTTAAAGATTCAACTGACCCGAATTGGCACTTGGGTTGGTTGAGTTTTGGTGATTGTAAGGCTTTCTTGGAGAAATCTGAGATTAATTTGAGTGAACATTCTTTGGTTTATTTGGGTTCTGATGATTCTGAAGGTGATGGGGTTTATGTTGTGTATTGGGCTATTGATGTGACTGAGGCTGGTAGTGGATTGGTTAAAGAATTGGGTGGTAAGCAGTTTTGTTTTGTTGAGCTTAGGACTCTCATGGTTGCTACTGATTGGGAAAATGCTTCTGCTATGGGTCAACTTGCTATTGCTGGTCAT GCCAGATCATTACTAGAATGGCATACGGTATCGCGTTTTTGTGGATTTTGTGGAGGTAAGAACATTTTAACTGATGCTGGGAGACGGAAACAGTGCTCTAATGAGTTATGCAAGAAGAAAATCTACCCCCGAGTTGATCCA GTTGTGATTATGTTAGTAATTGACAAAGAGAATGACCGCGTGCTATTAAGTAGGCAGTCCAGATTTGTGCCTCGCATGTGGAGTTGTCTAGCTGGTTTTATGGAG CCAGGAGAAAGTTTGGAAGAGGCTGTAAGAAGAGAAACGTGGGAGGAGACCGGTATTGAAGTTGGACAAGTTGTTTACCATAGTTCTCAGCCATGGCCTG TTGGACCTAGCAGCATGCCATGCCAACTTATGGTGGGATTCTTTGCGTACGCAAAATCGCTGGATATTAATGTGGATAAGGAGGAATTAGAAG ATGCTAAATGGCACAGCAGGGAAGATGTGAAAAAGGCAATCACAATCGCAGAATACAAGAAGGCACAGAGGACGGCCGCAGGTAAAGTGGACCAAATGTGTAAGGGTGTAGAAAGAGGACAGAACTTGTCTTCCGACTTCAATGTAGAAAGTGGGGAACTTGCTCCTATGTTTATCCCTGGGCCCTTTGCTATTGCTCATCATCTCATTTCCTCTTGGGTCAATGGGGTTGAAGCACAAGTTAAACAACTCGCGAGTTCTTTCTCAAATTTATAG